The following are encoded together in the Thunnus maccoyii chromosome 18, fThuMac1.1, whole genome shotgun sequence genome:
- the LOC121884439 gene encoding myosin-11-like isoform X1, whose amino-acid sequence MADQADDSKFLFTGNDFRNSGVAQADWAAKKMVWVPSEREGFEPASIKEEKGDEVLVEFSNGQKTKVNKDDIQKMNPPKFSKVEDMAALTFLNEASVLNNLRERYFSSLIYTYSGLFCVVVNPYKMLPIYSEKIIEMYKGKKRHEVPPHIYSITDNAYRNMMQDREDQSILCTGESGAGKTENTKKVIQYLAVIASSHKGKKDVNPQQQAGSLAYGELEKQLLQANPILEAFGNAKTIKNDNSSRFGKFIKLNFDVTGYIVGATIDTYLLEKSRCIRQANTERAFHIFYYMVAGAKDKMREELLLEDFSSYRFLIAGHVEIPGQEDDEMFDETLEAMKIMGFTDDERLGMMKVVSTVLQLGNIKFEKERNSEQATMPDNTAAQKVCHLQGINVTDYTRAILTPRIKVGREVVQKAQTKQQADFAIEALAKAMYERLFRWILARVNKTLDKSKRQSSSFLGILDIAGFEIFEDNSFEQLCINYTNERLQQLFNHTMFILEQEEYKREGIEWNFIDFGLDLQPCIELIERPNNPPGILALLDEECWFPKATDLTFVDKLLNTHTGHVKFSKPKQLKDKLMFSVLHYAGKVDYNAADWLTKNMDPLNDNVTALLNNSSSNFIQDLWKDVDRVVGLDTMTKMSESSVHTSTKSKKGMFRTVGQLYKESLGKLMTTLHNTQPNFVRCIIPNHEKRAGKMDSNLVLEQLRCNGVLEGIRICRQGFPNRIVFQEFRQRYEVLAANAIPKGFMDGKQACCLMVKHLDLDPNLYRIGQSKMFFRTGVLAQLEEERDLKLTVIIISFQAQARGFLARKAFSKRQQQLTAMKVIQRNCACYLKLRNWQWWRLFTKVKPLLQVTRQEEEMGQKEEELKVAKEVAAKTEAELKDITQKHTQLMEERAQLESKLQAETDLCAEAEEMRVRLEAKKQELEEVLHEMEARLEEEEERSNSLQQERKDMEQQLQLLEGHLAEEEDARQKLTLERVAVEGKVKKLEEDILLMEDQNNKLQKERKLLEERLADMNSNLAEEEEKSKNLTKLKTKHESMISDLEVRLKKEEKGRQDMEKAKRKVEAELADLQEQQADLQAQLAELRAQLAAKEEELQATVARLEEESSQRGAAVKRVRELELLLSELQEDMEAEKTARGKVEAARRDLGEELNALRTELEDSLDTTAAQQELRAKREQEVAMLKKAMEDEGRSHEAQIQDLRQKHSQAAEELNEHLEQAKRVRASLEKAKQALEKETADLSADLRSLASAKQDVEHKKKKVEGQLNDLHSRFNESERQRIELGERVSKMTLELDSMTGLLNEAEGKNIKLSKDVSSLSSQLHDAQELLSEETRQKLNVSGRLRQMEEDRNNLMEQLEEETEAKRAVERQVSSLNMQLSDSKKKLDEMSGTVELLEEGKKRLQRELEATNSEYEEKASAYDKLDKSRSRMQQELEDVLMDLDSQRQLVSNLEKKQKKFDQMLAEERAVSSKFAEERDRAEAEAREKETRVLALARALEENQDALEEAEKTMKALKADMEDLISSKDDVGKSVHDLEKAKRGLEGIVEEMRTQMEELEDELQVAEDAKLRLEVNSQALKAQHDRELQARDEMGEEKRKQLLKQVRELEAELEEEKKQRGQASAGKKKLEGELKDMEDQLEATNRGRDEAVKQLRKIQGQVKEFQRDLEDSRAAQKEVLVSARESERKNKTMEADVVQLQEMLAAAERARKQAETERDELSEELTSNSSGKSLMSDEKRRLDSKIGQLEEELEEEQANAESLNDRLRKSQQLVDQLSADLAAERSASQMREGSRQQLERQNRELKVKLQEVEGQGRSKLKSSIAALEAKLREAEEQLEFESRERQTNGKNLRQKEKKLKDLTIQMEDERKQAQQYKDQADKSNLRVKQLKHQLEEAEEEAQRMAAGRRKLQRELDESSEANDALNREVSSLRSKLRRGGEAGYSSPSPRSGGGIRSLGLGGGGGGSVSRRSAIKENSVEFQEEEPPSPSPPTCASPVDPRGEVYTCSPDE is encoded by the exons ACGTACTCCGGTCTGTTCTGCGTGGTGGTGAATCCCTACAAGATGCTGCCGATCTACTCTGAGAAGATCATTGAGATGTATAAAGGCAAGAAGCGTCACGAGGTGCCGCCACACATCTACTCCATCACAGACAACGCCTACAGGAACATGATGCAAG acCGTGAGGATCAGTCTATTCTCTGCAC AGGTGAGTCTGGAGCCGGGAAGACAGAAAACACCAAGAAGGTGATTCAGTACCTGGCCGTCATCGCCTCCTCACACAAGGGCAAGAAGGACGTCAACCCT cagcagcaggcaggaTCTCTGGCTTAT GGGGAGCTGGagaagcagctgctgcaggccAATCCCATCCTGGAGGCCTTCGGTAACGCCAAAACCATCAAGAACGACAACTCCTCGCGATTT GGAAAGTTCATCAAGCTCAACTTTGATGTGACCGGCTATATTGTCGGGGCCACCATCGACACCT ACCTGCTGGAGAAGTCTCGCTGTATTCGTCAGGCCAACACTGAGCGAGCTTTTCACATCTTCTATTACATGGTGGCAGGAGCCAAAGACAAGATGAGGG aggagctgctgctggaggactTCAGCAGCTATCGTTTCCTGATAGCGGGACACGTGGAGATCCCGGGTCAGGAGGATGACGAGATGTTTGATGAGACTCTGGAGGCCATGAAGATCATGGGCTTCACCGATGATGAGAGATTAG GCATGATGAAGGTGGTGTCCACTGTCCTCCAGCTGGGCAACATCAAGTTTGAGAAGGAGAGGAACAGCGAGCAGGCGACCATGCCTGACAACACCG CCGCCCAGAAGGTGTGTCACCTGCAGGGTATCAATGTGACCGACTACACCCGGGCCATCCTCACCCCCCGGATCAAAGTGGGCCGGGAGGTGGTGCAGAAGGCGCAGACCAAGCAGCAG gcTGACTTTGCGATCGAGGCTCTGGCTAAGGCCATGTACGAGCGTCTGTTTCGCTGGATCCTGGCCAGAGTCAACAAGACGCTGGACAAGAGCAAGAGGCAGTCGTCCTCCTTTCTGGGCATCCTGGACATCGCTGGCTTTGAGATTTTTGAG GACAACTCGTTCGAGCAGCTCTGCATCAACTACACCAACGAGCGTCTGCAGCAGCTCTTCAACCACACCATGTTCATCCTGGAGCAGGAGGAGTACAAGAGGGAGGGCATCGAGTGGAACTTCATCGACTTCGGCCTGGATCTGCAGCCCTGCATCGAGCTCATCGAGAGGCCG AACAACCCTCCAGGCATCCTGGCCCTGCTGGACGAGGAGTGCTGGTTCCCCAAAGCCACCGATTTGACCTTTGTGGACAAGCTGCTGAACACCCACACGGGTCACGTTAAATTCTCTAAACCCAAACAGCTCAAAGACAAGCTGATGTTCAGTGTTCTGCACTACGCCGGCAAG GTCGACTATAACGCAGCCGACTGGTTGACAAAGAACATGGACCCTCTGAATGACAACGTGACGGCTCTGCTCAACAACTCATCCAGCAACTTCATCCAGGATCTGTGGAAAGACG TGGATCGAGTGGTGGGTCTGGACACCATGACCAAGATGTCAGAGAGTTCAGTGCACACCTCCACCAAATCCAAGAAGGGCATGTTCCGCACGGTGGGCCAGCTGTACAAGGAGTCTCTGGGCAAGCTGATGACCACGCTGCACAACACGCAGCCAAACTTTGTCCGCTGCATCATCCCCAACCACGAGAAGAGG GCTGGTAAGATGGACTCCAACCTGGTTCTGGAGCAGCTCAGGTGCAACGGAGTGCTGGAGGGCATCCGGATCTGCAGGCAGGGATTCCCCAACCGCATCGTGTTCCAGGAGTTCAGGCAGAG GTATGAGGTCCTGGCTGCTAACGCCATCCCTAAAGGCTTCATGGACGGGAAGCAGGCGTGTTGTCTGATG GTAAAGCACCTGGATCTGGATCCTAACCTGTATCGTATCGGTCAGAGTAAGATGTTCTTCAGGACGGGAGTTCTggctcagctggaggaggagcgAGACCTCAAACTgactgtcatcatcatctccttCCAGGCACAAGCAAGAGGCTTCCTGGCCCGCAA ggcGTTCAGTAAACGTCAGCAGCAGCTGACCGCCATGAAGGTCATCCAGAGGAACTGCGCCTGTTACCTCAAACTCAGAAACTGGCAGTGGTGGAGGCTCTTCACTaag GTGAAGCCTCTGCTGCAGGTAAccagacaggaagaggaaatggGTCAGAAGGAGGAGGAACTAAAGGTGGCGAAAGAGGTGGCGGCCAAGactgaggctgaactgaaggacATCACCCAGAAACACACTCAG CTGATGGAGGAGCGAGCCCAGCTGGAGTCGAAGCTTCAGGCGGAGACTGACCTGTGCGCCGAGGCCGAGGAGATGAGGGTGAGACTGGAGGCCAAGAagcaggagctggaggaggtgcTGCACGAGATGGAGGCCcggctggaggaggaggaggagcgcaGCAACTCACTgcagcaggagaggaaggaCATGGAGCAGCAGCTACAG CTTTTGGAAGGCCACCTGGCGGAGGAAGAAGACGCTCGGCAGAAGCTGACACTGGAGCGAGTGGCTGTGGAGGGAAAGGTGAAGAAACTGGAGGAGGACATTCTGCTCATGGAGGACCAGAATAACAAACTGCAGAAG GAGCGAAAGCTTCTAGAGGAGAGGCTGGCTGATATGAACTCCAAcctggccgaggaggaggagaagtccAAGAACCTGACCAAACTCAAGACCAAGCACGAGTCCATGATCTCCGACCTGGAGG TGCGTctgaagaaggaggagaagggtCGTCAGGACATGGAGAAGGCCAAGAGGAAGGTGGAGGCGGAGCTGGCCGAcctccaggagcagcaggcTGACCTGCAGGCCCAACTAGCCGAGCTCCGAGCCCAGCTGGCCGCCAAGGAAGAGGAGCTCCAGGCCACAGTGGCCCG CTTGGAGGAGGAGAGCAGTCAGCGCGGGGCGGCGGTGAAGCGTGTTCGGGAGCTGGAGCTCCTGCTTTCAGAGCTGCAGGAGGACATGGAGGCAGAGAAAACAGCCAGAGGGAAGGTCGAGGCGGCGCGACGGGACCTCGGCGAGGAGCTGAACGCTCTACGCACCGAGCTGGAGGACAGCCTGGATACCACCGCTGCCCAGCAGGAGCTACG GGCGAAGCGTGAACAGGAAGTGGCCATGCTGAAGAAAGCCATGGAGGACGAGGGGCGGAGCCACGAGGCCCAAATCCAGGAcctgagacagaaacacagtcaggCTGCGGAGGAGCTCAACGAGCATCTGGAGCAGGCCAAgagg GTGAGAGCCAGCCTGGAGAAAGCCAAGCAGGCTCTGGAGAAGGAGACGGCCGACCTGAGCGCCGACCTGCGATCCCTCGCCAGCGCCAAGCAGGACGTGGagcacaagaagaagaaggtggagGGTCAGCTGAACGACCTGCACTCACGCTTCAACGAGAGCGAGCGGCAGAGGATCGAGCTGGGGGAGCGAGTCTCCAAGATGACC CTGGAGCTGGACAGTATGACAGGTCTGCTGAACGAGGCGGAGGGAAAGAACATCAAGCTGAGTAAAGACGTCTCCAGTCTGTCCTCACAGCTCCACGATGCACAG GAGCTGCTGTCAGAGGAGACCCGTCAGAAGCTGAACGTGTCCGGACGTCTCCGTCAGATGGAGGAGGACAGGAACAACTTGatggagcagctggaggaggagaccGAGGCCAAACGGGCCGTGGAGAGGCAGGTCTCCAGCCTCAACATGCAG CTGTCCGACTCCAAGAAGAAGCTGGACGAGATGTCGGGGACGGTGGAGCTGttggaggagggaaagaagcGTCTGCAGCGTGAGCTGGAGGCGACCAACAGCGAGTACGAGGAGAAGGCCTCGGCTTACGACAAGCTGGACAAGAGCCGGAGCCGCATGcagcaggagctggaggacgTCCTCATGGACCTGGACAGCCAGCGGCAGCTTGTGTCCAACCtggagaagaagcagaagaagttTGATCAG ATGCTGGCGGAGGAACGCGCCGTGTCCTCTAAGTTTGCAGAGGAGCGGGATCGAGCGGAGGCGGAGGCGAGGGAGAAGGAGACGCGGGTGTTAGCTCTGGCCAGAGCGCTGGAGGAGAACCAGGATGCTCTGGAGGAGGCGGAGAAGACCATGAAGGCCCTGAAGGCTGACATGGAGGACCTCATCAGCTCCAAGGACGACGTGGGAAAGAGC GTCCACGACCTGGAGAAGGCGAAGCGAGGCCTGGAGGGCATCGTGGAGGAGATGAGGACCCAgatggaggagctggaggacgaGCTGCAGGTCGCTGAGGACGCCAAGCTGCGTCTGGAGGTCAACAGTCAGGCTCTGAAAGCCCAGCATGACAGGGAGCTGCAGGCCCGAGACGAGATGGGCgaggagaagaggaagcagCTTCTCAAACAG gtgCGTGAGCTGGAGgcggagctggaggaggagaagaagcagCGAGGTCAGGCGTCAGCTGGGAAGAAGAAGCTGGAGGGGGAGCTGAAGGACATGGAGGACCAGCTGGAGGCCACCAACAGGGGGCGCGACGAGGCGGTCAAGCAGCTCCGCAAGATCCAG GGCCAGGTGAAGGAGTTCCAGAGGGACCTGGAGGACTCGCGTGCAGCCCAGAAGGAGGTCCTCGTCTCAGCCAGGGAGTCTGAGCGCAAAAACAAGACCATGGAGGCCGACGTGGTCCAGCTGCAGGAG ATGTTGGCAGCAGCTGAGAGAGCTCGTAAGCAGGCGGAGACGGAAAGAGACGAGCTGTCTGAAGAGCTGACCAGTAACTCCTCTGGAAA GTCCCTGATGTCTGATGAGAAGCGTCGTCTGGACTCTAAGATCGgccagctggaggaggagctggaggaggagcaggcCAACGCCGAGAGCCTCAACGACCGTCTGAGGAAGAGCCAGCAGCTG GTGGATCAGCTGAGTGCTGATCTGGCAGCGGAGAGATCCGCCTCTCAGATGCGGGAGGGATCCAGGCAGCAGCTGGAGAGACAAAACCGAGAGCTGAAGGTCAAACTGCAGGAGGTCGAAGGTCAGGGACGCTCCAAACTCAAATCCTCCATCGCCGCCCTGGAGGCCAAACTGAGAGAGGCGGAAGAGCAGCTGGAGTTCGAGAGCAG AGAGCGTCAGACCAACGGCAAGAATCTGCGtcagaaagagaagaaactgAAGGATTTAACCATCCAGATGGAGGACGAGAGGAAGCAGGCACAGCAGTACAAAGACCAG GCGGACAAGAGCAACTTGCGGGTGAAGCAGCTGAAGCATCAGctggaggaggcggaggaggaggcgcAGCGCATGGCGGCGGGCCGCAGGAAACTGCAGAGGGAGCTGGACGAGTCGAGCGAGGCCAACGACGCCCTCAACAGGGAGGTGTCTTCACTCAGGAGCAAACTGag GCGTGGCGGGGAGGCGGGCTACAGCAGTCCCAGTCCTCGGAGCGGCGGCGGCATCAGGAGCTTGGggctgggaggaggaggaggaggaagcgtCAGCCGGAGGAGCGCCATCAAGGAGAACTCAGTGGAGTTCCAGGAGGAGGAGCCTCCGTCCCCGTCTCCTCCCACCTGCGCCTCCCCCGTGGATCCCCGCGGGGAGGTCTACACCTGCTCCCCCGACGAGTAG